The following are encoded together in the Poseidonibacter lekithochrous genome:
- a CDS encoding ATP-binding protein yields the protein MFELHTIVAIFLLYMLFLFVIAYYIEKKNYTFKSSYAPYIYSLSLAIFCTAWTYYGSVGKVANSGLIFLAVYLGPTLAIFLWPLLLKRLIRIKELYKVTSLADLISVRYNKSMLIGAIVSFGALVGIIPYISIQLKAIIQSINILIAKDEASYIQSSSELDSIVGTLIVVLMSFFTIIFGLRKLDPSERHFGMVFIVAIESIVKLLALLIIGVFISYFVYPDISTILNEASKQELFKVVGQGSDSVDYSTWLSVLILSMFAVMFLPRQFHVSVVENSDMKHIKTAMWVFPLYLLLITFFTIPIAMGGEILSHTESLRDFYVLTIPMERNQHALSLIAFIGGFSASTSMIMITAMAMSIMVSNYFVLPLIESFSSLNFLKKRLLQIRWLIVTILIYLSYIFYLYVSKSNLIVNIGLISFTAVLQFVPVILGGLFWEKANRFGAIAALLSGFTIWFYTLIIPQFEKSEWISSFIIENGLFNIALLKPTELFGMVGFSSIPHAVFWTMIFNISAFIIVSLISKSSDVENKVARDFISILDKKNIESYNGDLEKSIDLKEKMNLFTNILNQYLPKNKTYRTVEKLKKKFSLEDNDKITILELSKLYTSIERALAGTLGTAGAHNVLKKSSVFSEDESNSLSEVYTDILKNMRISPEEFSKKINYFKEKEKLLNEHSEQLEEKIVERDKELEARIKAEDEIRSLNETLEVKVDNRTKQLKQSNKDLQKSMIELKQAQDNLIESEKMAGLGELVAGVAHEINTPVGLSLTGITHFMTMAEELSKHYEKDELSEEEFEDFIHTSKELSASINVNLQKTAQLVRSFKQVAVDQSSDEQREFNLLEYINEILVSLNNVTKKTKIKVNVSCPDNIILNSYPGAISQILTNLIINCLKHAYDKDEENSIDIDIYEENEIIYLTFKDYGKGVPLENMTKIFNPFFTTCREDGGSGLGLSIIYNLITTKLEGSIVCESVENEGTVFKIELPNKNK from the coding sequence ATGTTTGAACTACATACAATAGTTGCTATATTTTTATTATATATGCTTTTCTTATTTGTAATAGCATATTATATTGAGAAAAAAAACTATACTTTTAAATCTTCTTATGCCCCATATATTTATTCCCTTTCTTTAGCTATATTTTGTACTGCATGGACCTATTATGGTAGTGTTGGAAAAGTTGCCAATAGTGGTTTGATTTTTTTAGCTGTATATTTAGGACCAACCCTTGCTATCTTTTTATGGCCTTTATTACTCAAAAGATTAATACGAATTAAAGAACTATACAAAGTTACGAGCTTAGCGGATTTAATATCAGTACGATATAACAAATCAATGTTAATAGGTGCAATTGTAAGTTTTGGTGCTTTAGTTGGTATTATTCCCTATATTTCTATTCAGTTAAAAGCAATTATTCAATCTATTAATATTCTTATTGCAAAAGATGAAGCTTCTTATATTCAAAGTAGTTCAGAACTAGATAGTATTGTAGGTACGTTAATTGTAGTGTTAATGTCGTTTTTTACTATTATATTTGGACTAAGAAAACTTGACCCCTCTGAGAGACACTTTGGAATGGTATTTATTGTAGCAATTGAATCAATTGTAAAACTACTAGCTTTACTAATAATTGGTGTTTTTATATCATATTTTGTATATCCAGATATAAGTACTATTTTAAATGAAGCATCAAAACAAGAACTATTCAAAGTAGTAGGACAAGGTAGTGACAGTGTAGATTATTCTACTTGGCTTAGTGTCTTAATATTATCTATGTTTGCAGTGATGTTTTTACCTAGACAATTCCATGTAAGTGTAGTTGAAAACTCAGATATGAAACATATCAAAACTGCTATGTGGGTATTTCCTTTATACTTATTACTAATTACATTTTTTACTATTCCTATTGCAATGGGTGGGGAGATATTATCTCATACTGAAAGTTTAAGAGATTTTTATGTACTTACTATTCCAATGGAGCGGAATCAACATGCTTTATCTTTAATAGCTTTTATTGGTGGTTTTTCAGCCTCTACTAGTATGATTATGATTACAGCAATGGCTATGTCTATTATGGTTAGTAACTACTTTGTTTTACCTCTAATTGAAAGTTTTTCTTCATTAAACTTTTTGAAAAAAAGATTATTACAAATTAGATGGCTTATTGTAACAATACTTATTTATCTAAGTTATATTTTTTATTTATATGTATCAAAAAGCAATCTTATTGTAAATATTGGGTTAATCTCTTTTACTGCTGTTTTACAATTTGTACCTGTAATCTTAGGTGGTTTATTTTGGGAGAAAGCCAATAGATTTGGAGCTATAGCTGCTTTATTATCTGGTTTTACGATTTGGTTTTATACATTGATTATTCCACAATTTGAAAAGAGTGAATGGATTTCTTCTTTTATTATTGAAAATGGATTATTTAATATTGCGTTACTAAAACCTACAGAGCTTTTTGGAATGGTAGGCTTTAGCTCTATTCCTCATGCAGTTTTTTGGACGATGATTTTTAATATTAGTGCCTTTATTATTGTCTCACTAATAAGTAAATCAAGTGATGTGGAAAATAAAGTAGCAAGAGATTTTATAAGTATCTTAGATAAAAAGAATATTGAAAGTTATAATGGAGATTTAGAAAAAAGTATTGATCTAAAAGAAAAAATGAATTTATTTACAAATATTTTAAATCAATATTTACCAAAAAACAAAACATATAGAACTGTAGAAAAATTAAAGAAAAAATTCTCTTTAGAAGATAATGATAAGATTACTATCTTAGAGTTATCAAAACTATATACTTCAATAGAACGTGCCCTTGCAGGTACTCTAGGAACTGCTGGTGCACATAATGTACTTAAAAAAAGCAGTGTGTTCTCAGAAGACGAGTCTAATAGTTTATCAGAAGTATATACAGATATTTTAAAAAACATGAGAATATCTCCTGAAGAGTTTAGCAAAAAAATAAACTACTTTAAAGAGAAAGAAAAACTACTAAATGAACACTCAGAACAACTTGAAGAAAAGATAGTTGAGCGTGATAAAGAACTAGAAGCTAGAATAAAAGCAGAAGATGAAATACGTTCATTAAATGAGACCTTAGAAGTAAAAGTTGATAATAGAACTAAACAGTTAAAACAATCTAATAAAGATTTACAAAAATCAATGATTGAATTAAAACAAGCCCAAGATAACTTAATAGAATCAGAAAAAATGGCTGGATTAGGTGAATTAGTAGCTGGTGTTGCCCATGAGATTAATACTCCTGTTGGACTTTCACTTACTGGTATTACACATTTTATGACAATGGCTGAAGAGTTATCAAAACATTATGAAAAAGATGAATTAAGTGAAGAAGAGTTTGAAGATTTTATTCATACTTCAAAAGAATTATCAGCTAGTATAAATGTAAACTTACAAAAAACAGCACAACTAGTACGAAGTTTTAAACAAGTAGCAGTTGACCAATCTAGTGATGAACAAAGAGAATTTAATTTATTAGAATATATAAATGAAATCTTAGTTAGTTTAAATAATGTGACTAAAAAAACAAAAATAAAAGTTAATGTATCTTGTCCAGATAATATAATTTTGAATTCTTACCCCGGAGCTATATCTCAGATATTAACAAATCTAATTATCAATTGTCTAAAACATGCTTATGATAAAGATGAAGAAAATAGTATAGATATAGATATTTATGAAGAGAATGAAATAATTTATTTAACTTTCAAAGACTATGGAAAAGGTGTACCACTTGAGAATATGACTAAGATATTTAATCCATTCTTTACAACATGTCGAGAAGATGGGGGAAGTGGATTAGGATTAAGTATTATTTATAATCTAATAACTACTAAGCTTGAAGGTAGTATTGTTTGTGAAAGTGTCGAGAATGAAGGAACAGTATTTAAAATAGAATTACCAAATAAAAATAAATAA
- a CDS encoding DUF3369 domain-containing protein, producing the protein MAKLQFAKKQNDNNTLSTQTWKVLICDDEKEVHIITKAVLSDFVFKNKKIEFLSAYSAEEAIPILKENNDIAMILLDVVMENDMAGLNLVKIIRDELKNKMIRIVLRTGQPGYAPEKEVIQKYDINDYKEKTELTDIKLYTTVISALRSYKDLRAIERSKKGLEQVIKSTRNIYEKNSLKLFASGVLTQIVSILKLNGHSFLLTADGFSIEKDNNGLKLLATTGKYETKKLEEILTQEVKDNVSSVIDKKESMYLNDTYIGYIPSDTNKQNIIYINGCNKLNELDKNLISIFSTNVSSAFNKLYLNKEIIETQKELIETLGETVERRSKEASQHVKRVANISYELAIRIGLSKKEATLIRNASPMHDVGKIGIPDAILLKESSLNKEEYEHMKKHAQIGRDILAHSQRKVLKAASIIAYEHHEKWDGSGYPNSLKEEEIHIYGRITAIADVFDALLHKRCYKEAWHIDDVINYLKDERAKHFDPQLVDIIIENIEVFKEIENIE; encoded by the coding sequence ATGGCTAAATTACAATTTGCAAAAAAACAAAATGATAATAATACTTTAAGCACGCAAACATGGAAGGTACTCATTTGTGATGATGAAAAAGAAGTTCATATTATTACAAAAGCAGTATTAAGTGATTTTGTTTTTAAAAATAAAAAAATAGAATTTTTAAGTGCCTATAGTGCAGAAGAAGCTATTCCTATATTAAAAGAAAATAACGATATTGCAATGATTTTACTTGATGTTGTAATGGAAAATGATATGGCAGGACTTAATCTTGTCAAAATAATAAGAGATGAACTAAAAAATAAAATGATTAGAATTGTACTTCGAACTGGGCAACCTGGATATGCACCAGAAAAAGAAGTAATACAAAAATATGATATAAATGATTATAAAGAAAAAACTGAATTAACAGATATTAAATTATATACAACAGTTATAAGTGCCTTACGTTCATACAAAGATTTAAGAGCAATTGAAAGAAGTAAAAAAGGCTTAGAACAAGTAATCAAATCTACAAGAAATATTTATGAGAAGAATTCATTAAAACTATTTGCAAGTGGAGTTTTAACACAAATTGTTTCTATTCTAAAACTTAATGGTCATTCTTTTTTATTAACAGCAGATGGATTTTCTATCGAAAAAGATAATAATGGATTAAAACTTTTAGCAACTACAGGAAAATACGAAACAAAAAAACTAGAAGAAATTCTAACACAAGAAGTTAAAGACAATGTTTCAAGTGTTATTGATAAAAAAGAATCTATGTATTTAAATGATACTTATATTGGATATATTCCATCTGATACTAATAAACAAAATATCATATATATTAATGGCTGTAATAAGCTAAATGAATTAGATAAAAATCTAATTAGTATCTTCTCAACAAATGTTTCATCTGCATTTAATAAACTCTACTTAAATAAAGAAATAATTGAAACACAAAAAGAGTTAATTGAAACCTTGGGTGAAACTGTTGAGAGACGTTCAAAAGAAGCATCACAACATGTAAAAAGAGTTGCAAATATTTCTTATGAATTAGCTATTAGAATTGGTTTATCAAAAAAAGAAGCTACTCTAATAAGAAATGCTTCCCCTATGCATGATGTTGGTAAAATTGGAATTCCTGATGCAATTTTATTAAAAGAGAGTTCATTAAACAAAGAAGAGTATGAACATATGAAAAAACATGCCCAAATAGGTAGAGATATTTTAGCTCACTCACAAAGAAAAGTTCTAAAAGCTGCTTCAATTATTGCTTATGAACATCATGAAAAATGGGATGGCTCAGGATATCCAAACTCTTTAAAAGAAGAAGAAATTCATATATATGGAAGAATTACTGCCATTGCGGATGTATTTGATGCACTACTTCATAAAAGGTGTTACAAAGAAGCTTGGCATATTGATGATGTTATTAACTACCTAAAAGATGAAAGAGCAAAACACTTTGATCCACAATTAGTAGATATTATTATTGAAAATATTGAAGTTTTTAAAGAAATAGAGAATATAGAGTAA
- a CDS encoding AsmA-like C-terminal domain-containing protein, with the protein MLKITKLLLGFLLFTIILFASVLLSGIKIDSFSFGNVNVSQFYIKLDKKLIVDIENIEISSKKSEVKNSYDDLKKNVELLPKVLKFFNSIHVERLKIDGNEFTIDINDKALYLDNKFVNLSSRLEFSDNEVAFKLYSLYLKDIKLMLDGDVRIDYFNDILSHEGKYFYKDLSGNIKLEMTKKIAKFYLDSEKFKSLKFLKKFFRLDSVAEEWMYDNVTGDIKLNEFHGLFDLVNLGIVEKSLNGTGIIDKAKIRFHKDLRTVDTEKINLKFDKGNLYFDLVKPKYDDIKLDGSFVVINNIASEKNGEVVVDIKAKSFLDKRVLEILEAYEIQLPLLQKTGLTDAHVNLKIPYLISKEMSTSGEFKSKNSTFMLNEFEFFTKNADVILDGSIVRVKNSHFKHKKMLDSMVTLDIDTSTLIAKGDALIKSFDIEDGKTKVINIKDKKTALSLDFNKNTNIYLKNLNTNINISDLIYVDIASLGKIYNQSELLKTIGIKGGSLHLAIKDENDIKFRGELRKLSFPLFKNEKQIKTLDIKGSIKNGFTKVKSDDNRIKVNVKNDDLNIYLKDLDIYIDTKSEDNTKLTDMDISGENLSLKIDDEKYYAKTVKANFNKGKITFEALAYNLDIPIMKNDKVVTSLDLLGEVDNDNIVIQTKDEKLVFKFIGENKLDAYIDGYDFVYNTESIDSGIENLDVKAIKSNIVMNEKYKFPADSYEIRIRKDSKFLHLNHLKADITYKEDVNGQIDIYANNFSDVFVNTIFDKNIVKGGTLMLLANGKKDDLKGKLILTNVKVDDLAILNNLLLFIHSSPALINPLLAVPSVVGMASNKGFTLTGYEISDGVLEFTLDKVKNRLDITKLVTVGNGIDFDGTGSVDINTLTIDSNIKLVFFKNYSKLVGAIPVVNYVLLGKNKRVSTQVKVFGPLNNPKISTNLTKDAFSVPLNIGKRILNSPIELFDFIKNKKE; encoded by the coding sequence ATGTTAAAGATTACTAAACTCTTATTAGGTTTTCTTTTATTTACAATAATCTTGTTTGCTTCGGTGTTATTATCTGGCATTAAAATAGACTCTTTTTCTTTTGGAAATGTTAATGTTTCGCAATTTTATATAAAATTGGATAAAAAACTTATTGTAGATATTGAAAATATTGAGATTAGCTCAAAAAAATCGGAAGTAAAAAATTCTTATGATGACTTAAAAAAGAATGTTGAACTTCTTCCAAAAGTATTAAAATTTTTTAATTCAATTCATGTAGAGAGATTAAAAATTGATGGTAATGAATTTACTATTGATATAAATGATAAAGCTTTATATTTAGATAATAAATTTGTCAATTTATCTTCTAGGCTTGAATTCTCGGACAATGAAGTGGCTTTTAAACTATATTCTTTATATTTAAAAGACATAAAACTGATGTTAGATGGTGATGTTAGAATTGATTATTTCAATGATATATTAAGCCATGAAGGTAAATATTTTTATAAAGATTTAAGTGGAAATATTAAACTAGAAATGACAAAAAAGATAGCTAAGTTTTACTTGGATTCTGAAAAATTCAAAAGTTTGAAATTTCTAAAAAAATTCTTTAGATTAGACTCTGTTGCTGAAGAGTGGATGTATGATAATGTGACTGGGGATATTAAATTAAATGAATTTCATGGATTATTTGATTTAGTAAATTTAGGAATAGTTGAAAAATCTCTAAATGGTACAGGGATTATTGATAAAGCTAAAATACGTTTCCATAAAGATTTAAGAACAGTAGATACTGAAAAAATAAATCTAAAATTTGATAAAGGAAATCTATATTTTGATTTAGTAAAACCAAAGTATGATGATATTAAATTAGATGGTAGTTTTGTTGTTATAAACAATATTGCAAGTGAAAAAAATGGTGAAGTTGTAGTTGATATAAAAGCCAAATCTTTTTTAGATAAAAGAGTTTTAGAAATTTTGGAAGCTTATGAGATACAACTTCCATTATTACAAAAAACTGGACTTACAGATGCTCATGTTAATCTAAAAATTCCTTATTTAATAAGTAAAGAGATGTCTACTTCTGGAGAATTTAAAAGTAAAAATTCTACTTTTATGTTAAATGAATTTGAATTTTTTACAAAAAATGCAGATGTAATATTAGACGGTTCAATAGTACGAGTGAAAAATTCTCATTTCAAACATAAAAAAATGCTTGATTCAATGGTTACTTTAGATATTGATACTAGTACTTTAATAGCTAAAGGTGATGCTTTAATCAAATCTTTTGATATTGAAGATGGTAAAACTAAAGTAATAAATATAAAAGACAAAAAAACAGCTTTAAGTTTGGACTTTAATAAAAATACAAATATTTACTTAAAAAATTTAAATACAAATATTAATATTTCTGATCTAATTTATGTGGATATTGCTTCTTTAGGCAAAATATATAATCAGTCTGAACTATTAAAAACTATTGGCATAAAAGGCGGTAGTTTACATTTGGCTATTAAAGATGAAAATGATATTAAGTTTAGAGGTGAATTGCGTAAATTGAGTTTTCCATTGTTTAAGAATGAAAAACAAATCAAAACTTTAGATATTAAAGGTTCTATAAAAAATGGATTTACAAAAGTTAAATCTGATGATAATAGAATAAAAGTAAATGTAAAAAATGATGATTTAAATATATATTTAAAAGACTTAGATATTTATATTGATACAAAAAGTGAAGATAATACAAAATTAACTGATATGGATATATCAGGTGAAAACCTTTCGTTAAAAATTGATGATGAAAAATATTATGCAAAAACTGTAAAAGCTAATTTCAATAAAGGAAAAATTACTTTTGAAGCTTTAGCTTATAATCTTGATATTCCTATTATGAAAAACGATAAAGTTGTAACAAGTTTAGATTTACTTGGTGAAGTTGATAATGATAATATTGTAATTCAAACTAAAGATGAAAAATTAGTATTTAAATTTATTGGAGAAAATAAATTAGATGCTTATATTGATGGTTATGATTTTGTTTATAATACGGAAAGTATTGATAGTGGAATAGAAAATTTAGATGTAAAAGCAATAAAATCAAATATTGTTATGAATGAGAAGTATAAGTTTCCTGCTGATAGTTATGAAATTAGAATTAGAAAAGATAGTAAGTTCTTACACTTAAATCATTTAAAAGCTGACATTACATACAAAGAAGATGTTAATGGTCAAATTGATATTTATGCTAATAACTTTAGTGATGTTTTTGTAAATACAATATTTGATAAGAATATTGTAAAAGGCGGAACTTTAATGCTTTTAGCCAATGGGAAAAAAGATGATTTGAAAGGTAAATTAATATTAACAAATGTAAAAGTTGATGACTTAGCAATTTTAAATAATTTACTTTTATTTATACATAGTTCACCTGCTTTAATTAATCCATTATTAGCAGTACCTTCTGTTGTTGGAATGGCCTCAAATAAAGGTTTTACATTAACAGGTTATGAAATAAGTGATGGGGTATTAGAATTTACATTAGATAAGGTAAAAAACAGACTAGACATTACAAAACTTGTAACTGTTGGAAATGGTATTGATTTTGATGGAACGGGAAGTGTTGATATAAATACTTTGACAATTGATTCTAATATTAAATTAGTATTCTTTAAAAACTACTCAAAATTAGTGGGAGCTATTCCTGTAGTAAATTATGTGCTGTTAGGGAAAAATAAAAGAGTATCTACTCAAGTGAAAGTTTTTGGACCGTTAAACAATCCAAAGATATCTACAAACCTTACTAAAGATGCTTTCTCTGTTCCTTTAAATATAGGGAAAAGAATTCTTAACTCACCTATAGAGTTATTTGATTTTATTAAGAATAAAAAAGAGTAA
- the mltG gene encoding endolytic transglycosylase MltG — MPDNNTEANKIIVNKRKPNKSLVIFNIIEFILITCIVVLFYITIPLTSTKVLFIPKGSTSNIISYLDKSGFELNIVDKVVLRSLGFIQSGWINIDKNHLTKMDFLYKLTTSKAALKNVTLIPGETSYIFLKQLANKLDLSEDKLVKTYKKYAYKADGNIIADTYSLPYGMKEEHLVLYLLTQTNKKYESFSKKIFGLYDKKKWYYYISLASVIQKEAASKDEMPIVSSVVHNRLRRGMKLQMDGTLNYGKYSHIKVTAKRIKEDNSSYNTYKNRGLPKNPVSAVSLDAIKAAIFPVKSKYLYFVKDNKTGLHKFSKSYKEHINNIKANRGVKKSYTKIKAVESKIDKEAKSIMKTDVSKQKPTSIKSLWNNVK; from the coding sequence ATGCCAGATAATAACACCGAAGCAAACAAGATTATTGTAAATAAAAGAAAACCTAATAAGAGTTTAGTAATCTTTAACATTATTGAATTTATCCTTATAACGTGCATAGTTGTTTTGTTTTATATAACTATTCCTCTAACATCAACAAAAGTATTGTTCATTCCTAAAGGTAGTACTAGTAATATTATATCATATTTAGATAAAAGTGGATTTGAGTTGAATATCGTAGACAAGGTAGTTTTACGTAGTTTAGGTTTTATTCAAAGTGGATGGATTAACATTGATAAAAACCATCTTACAAAAATGGACTTTTTATACAAACTAACAACATCAAAAGCCGCACTTAAAAATGTAACTTTAATTCCAGGGGAAACTTCATATATATTTTTAAAGCAATTAGCTAATAAACTTGATTTATCAGAAGATAAATTAGTAAAAACATATAAAAAATATGCCTATAAAGCTGATGGAAATATAATTGCAGATACATATTCATTGCCTTATGGTATGAAAGAAGAACATCTTGTTTTATATTTATTAACACAAACAAATAAGAAATATGAATCTTTTTCAAAAAAAATATTTGGATTATATGATAAGAAAAAATGGTATTACTATATAAGCTTAGCATCAGTAATTCAAAAAGAAGCAGCAAGTAAAGATGAAATGCCTATAGTTTCAAGTGTAGTACATAATAGATTAAGACGTGGAATGAAACTACAAATGGATGGAACACTAAATTATGGTAAATATTCTCATATAAAAGTTACTGCAAAAAGAATTAAAGAAGATAATAGTTCATATAACACATATAAAAACAGAGGTCTTCCAAAAAATCCAGTTTCTGCTGTAAGTTTAGATGCAATTAAAGCTGCAATATTTCCTGTAAAAAGTAAATATTTATATTTTGTAAAAGATAATAAAACTGGCTTACATAAATTCTCAAAGTCATATAAAGAACACATAAATAACATCAAAGCAAACAGAGGTGTTAAAAAAAGTTACACTAAAATCAAAGCAGTTGAAAGTAAAATAGATAAAGAAGCAAAAAGCATCATGAAGACCGATGTAAGCAAGCAAAAGCCCACTTCAATCAAGTCACTTTGGAATAACGTAAAATAA
- a CDS encoding NADP-dependent isocitrate dehydrogenase, whose amino-acid sequence MSKIIYTKVDEAPALATYSFLPMIKAFTKSSGIEMVTKDISLAGRIIANFPENLKEDQKIADHLAELGALTQDPSVNIIKLPNVSASIPQLKAAIAELQSKGYDVPNYDESAEISARYSKILGSAVNPVLREGNSDRRAPGAVKNYAKNNPHRMGKWTAESKTEVMHMDENDFYGAELSTTFDAADDLKISFVDANGSETVLKASTAVEAGEIIDATCMSAKSLQEFYQTAINRAKEQDVLLSLHLKATMMKVSDPIMFGFAVKVYFKDLIAKHGELFDSLGVNFNNGLGDLYSKLDQIDADKKAEIEADIAAVYAVQPRLAMVNSAKGITNLHVPSDVIIDASMPAMLKGGGKMWNADDKEEDTVAVIPDRCYAKSFQAVIEDCKANGTLDVTTIGTVPNVGLMAKKAEEYGSHDKTFQAAASGKIVVTNTAGETVFSFDTEAGDIFRMCQAKDAPIQDWVKLAVTRARLSNTPAIFWLDENRAHDAEMIKKVNKYLPEHDTAGLDITIAAPVDATKTSLERMRKGLDTISVTGNVLRDYNTDLFPILELGTSAKMLSIVPLMQGGGLFETGAGGSAPKHVQQFAEEDYLRWDSLGEFMALAASFEHLANTQDNAKAQILADTLDKATGTFLLNDKSPARKLGSIDNRGSHFYLTMYWAQELAAQTTDADLAAEFAPIAESLTSNEDKIVSELVAGHGKEIDMGGYYLPNDDLVAAAMRPSATLNSIIG is encoded by the coding sequence ATGTCAAAGATTATTTACACAAAAGTTGATGAAGCTCCAGCATTAGCAACTTATTCTTTCTTACCAATGATCAAAGCTTTTACTAAAAGTTCAGGTATTGAAATGGTTACTAAAGATATCTCATTAGCAGGAAGAATTATTGCTAACTTCCCTGAGAACTTAAAAGAAGATCAAAAAATCGCTGATCATTTAGCAGAACTTGGTGCATTAACTCAAGATCCTTCAGTTAATATTATTAAATTACCAAACGTTTCTGCTTCTATTCCTCAATTAAAAGCAGCAATTGCTGAATTACAATCAAAAGGTTACGATGTTCCTAACTATGATGAGTCTGCTGAAATTTCTGCTAGATACTCAAAAATCTTAGGTTCTGCTGTTAACCCAGTATTAAGAGAAGGTAACTCAGACAGAAGAGCTCCAGGAGCTGTTAAAAACTACGCTAAAAATAATCCTCATAGAATGGGTAAATGGACAGCAGAGTCTAAAACTGAAGTTATGCACATGGATGAAAATGATTTCTATGGTGCTGAATTATCAACTACTTTTGATGCAGCTGATGATTTAAAAATTTCTTTTGTTGATGCAAACGGAAGTGAAACTGTATTAAAAGCTTCAACTGCTGTAGAAGCTGGTGAAATTATTGATGCAACTTGTATGAGTGCTAAATCTTTACAAGAATTCTACCAAACTGCAATTAACAGAGCTAAAGAGCAAGATGTATTATTATCTCTTCACTTAAAAGCTACAATGATGAAAGTATCTGATCCAATTATGTTCGGATTTGCTGTTAAAGTATACTTCAAAGATTTAATTGCTAAGCATGGTGAATTATTTGATTCATTAGGTGTTAACTTCAATAATGGTTTAGGTGATTTATACTCTAAATTAGATCAAATTGATGCTGATAAAAAAGCTGAAATCGAAGCTGATATCGCAGCTGTATATGCTGTACAACCAAGACTTGCTATGGTTAACTCTGCTAAAGGAATTACTAACTTACATGTACCATCTGATGTTATTATTGATGCATCTATGCCTGCTATGCTTAAAGGTGGTGGTAAAATGTGGAATGCTGATGACAAAGAAGAAGATACAGTAGCAGTTATTCCTGATAGATGTTACGCAAAATCTTTCCAAGCAGTTATTGAAGATTGTAAAGCTAACGGTACATTAGATGTAACAACAATTGGTACAGTTCCAAATGTTGGTTTAATGGCTAAAAAAGCTGAAGAATATGGTTCACACGACAAAACTTTCCAAGCAGCAGCTTCTGGAAAAATCGTAGTAACAAACACTGCTGGTGAAACTGTATTCTCTTTTGATACAGAAGCTGGTGATATCTTCAGAATGTGTCAAGCAAAAGACGCTCCAATCCAAGACTGGGTTAAATTAGCAGTTACTAGAGCTAGATTATCTAATACTCCTGCAATTTTCTGGTTAGACGAAAACAGAGCTCACGATGCTGAAATGATTAAAAAAGTTAATAAATACTTACCAGAACATGATACGGCTGGTTTAGATATTACTATTGCAGCACCTGTTGATGCAACTAAAACTTCTTTAGAAAGAATGAGAAAAGGTCTTGATACAATTTCTGTAACTGGAAATGTTTTAAGAGATTACAATACTGACTTATTCCCAATTTTAGAATTAGGAACATCTGCAAAAATGTTATCAATCGTACCATTAATGCAAGGTGGTGGATTATTTGAAACTGGTGCTGGTGGATCTGCTCCTAAGCACGTTCAACAATTTGCTGAAGAAGATTACTTAAGATGGGATTCATTAGGTGAATTCATGGCATTAGCTGCATCTTTTGAACACTTAGCAAATACACAAGATAATGCAAAAGCTCAAATTTTAGCTGATACTTTAGATAAAGCTACTGGAACTTTCCTTTTAAATGACAAGTCTCCAGCTAGAAAATTAGGTTCAATTGATAATAGAGGTTCTCACTTCTACTTAACTATGTACTGGGCTCAAGAATTAGCTGCACAAACAACTGATGCTGATTTAGCTGCAGAATTTGCTCCAATTGCAGAATCATTAACTTCTAACGAAGATAAGATTGTTTCTGAATTAGTAGCTGGTCATGGTAAAGAAATTGACATGGGTGGATACTACTTACCAAATGATGATTTAGTAGCAGCTGCTATGAGACCATCAGCAACATTAAATTCAATTATCGGATAA